A DNA window from Brassica napus cultivar Da-Ae chromosome C1, Da-Ae, whole genome shotgun sequence contains the following coding sequences:
- the LOC106445300 gene encoding disease resistance protein TAO1-like isoform X3 — protein sequence MDLYLLLVTVSATIFTLLCSTIFFIVYGKFRVQENKIIASSSPPSPKSSLPRNWTPDVFPSFHGADVRKSFLSHFLKECRSKAISLFIDNEITRGEYIGPELKKAIQGSRIAIVLLSKRYASSSWCLDELVEIMKCKEELGQTVIPVFYKVDPTDVKKQAGEFGKVFKETCKGKRNEVIVKWSLALAKVATLAGYHSKNWDNEAKMVEDVATEVAKKLFNSTPSRDFDEFIGMEAHMNKISRVLRTDLDEVRMIGIWGPAGIGKTTIARCLFNQLSDTFQYSVFMMNVKTMYTPPVCSDDYTVKLHLQQKLLSQLTNQKEEDLKISHLGVAQERLKDKKVLVVLDNVDRLVQLEAMAKKTGWFGNGSRIIITTQDRKILKAHGITDIYKVDFPSDREAIQMFCMYAFGQKSPEDGFEMLVWQVTRLAGRLPLGLRVMGSYFRGMSKEEWENTLPGLRMCLDGEIESILMFSYNALSHENKDLFLHIACFFNYGWIEKVVEHLSKRFSDVRQQLNVLAEKSLIFLEIGRVSMHDMLVQLGGNIVRKQPTEPGQRQFLVDKREICEVLADGSAGSRSVIGIKFYGNKINVSERAFEGMSNLQFLRIRQERDGEGDTFHLFGGPSYLSRQLRLLDWKYFPMTCLHCIPNPELLVELIMFCSKLEKLWEGTKLLSNLKWVRLRDSKNLKDVSSLSTATSLQELDLTGCSSLVKLPYSIGNATNLQFLSLRSCSSLVELPSSIGNAIRNLEMLKSCGASCLYWKPP from the exons ATGGATCTTTACCTTCTCCTTGTGACAGTTTCTGCAACCATCTTTACGCTTTTGTGTAGTACAatcttttttattgtttatggaAAGTTCAGAgtccaagaaaacaaaataattgctTCATCATCTCCACCATCTCCCAAGTCGTCTTTGCCTCGTAACTGGACACCCGATGTCTTCCCGAGCTTCCACGGAGCAGATGTCCGTAAATCATTCCTCAGCCATTTTCTCAAGGAGTGTAGGAGCAAAGCAATCAGCCTGTTCATCGATAACGAGATCACAAGAGGAGAGTATATCGGACCTGAGCTCAAGAAGGCAATCCAAGGATCAAGAATTGCGATTGTGTTGCTCTCGAAAAGATACGCTTCTTCGTCTTGGTGTCTGGACGAGTTAGTGGAGATTATGAAGTGTAAGGAAGAGTTAGGTCAAACGGTGATTCCCGTTTTCTATAAAGTGGATCCAACTGATGTCAAGAAGCAGGCCGGTGAGTTTGGGAAAGTCTTTAAAGAAACTTGTAAAGGTAAAAGAAATGAGGTTATTGTAAAATGGAGTCTAGCTCTAGCAAAAGTGGCCACACTCGCTGGTTACCATTCAAAGAACTG GGATAATGAGGCAAAAATGGTCGAAGATGTTGCCACTGAGGTTGCAAAAAAGTTGTTTAACTCCACACCGTCAAGAGATTTCGACGAATTCATTGGGATGGAAGCTCATATGAACAAGATTTCGCGGGTTTTACGCACAGATTTGGATGAAGTGAGGATGATAGGGATTTGGGGGCCGGCTGGGATTGGCAAGACCACCATTGCTAGGTGTCTGTTTAATCAACTATCAGATACATTTCAATACAGTGTCtttatgatgaatgtcaaaacAATGTATACTCCACCGGTTTGTTCAGACGACTACACTGTGAAGTTGCATTTGCAGCAAAAGCTTTTGTCTCAGTTAACCAACCAGAAGGAGGAGGATCTCAAGATTTCTCACTTGGGAGTTGCACAAGAAAGACTGAAAGACAAGAAAGTTCTTGTTGTTCTTGATAACGTTGATCGGTTAGTACAACTAGAAGCCATGGCCAAAAAAACTGGGTGGTTTGGTAATGGAAGTCGGATTATCATTACAACGCAAGATCGAAAGATTTTGAAGGCACATGGGATCACTGATATTTACAAGGTTGATTTTCCGTCAGATCGTGAGGCTATTCAGATGTTTTGTATGTATGCTTTTGGTCAAAAGTCCCCTGAAGATGGTTTTGAGATGCTTGTATGGCAAGTTACAAGACTCGCCGGTAGACTCCCATTGGGACTAAGGGTTATGGGATCTTATTTTCGAGGAATGTCGAAGGAGGAGTGGGAAAACACACTACCAGGGCTAAGGATGTGCCTTGATGGAGAAATTGAGAGCATTTTGATGTTCAGTTATAACGCACTATCTcatgaaaataaagatttgtttcTTCACATAGCCTGCTTTTTCAACTATGGGTGGATAGAGAAAGTGGTAGAGCATCTTTCAAAGAGATTTTCTGATGTGAGGCAACAGCTTAACGTCTTAGCTGAGAAATCTctcatatttttggaaattgGACGTGTGAGTATGCATGATATGCTAGTCCAGCTGGGTGGAAATATTGTCCGCAAACAGCCCACTGAGCCTGGACAACGTCAGTTTCTGGTCGATAAAAGAGAGATTTGTGAAGTACTTGCTGATGGTTCAGCG GGTAGTAGAAGTGTTATTGGCATAAAGttttatggaaacaaaataaatgtcaGTGAGAGAGCCTTTGAAGGAATGTCTAATCTCCAGTTCTTAAGAATCAGACAGGAACGTGATGGTGAAGGAGATACATTTCATCTATTTGGTGGACCAAGCTATTTATCTCGTCAACTTAGATTACTAGATTGGAAATATTTTCCGATGACATGTTTGCATTGTATTCCCAACCCAGAGCTCCTCGTGGAACTAATCATGTTTTGCAGCAAACTTGAGAAGTTGTGGGAAGGAACTAAA CTGCTTAGCAATCTCAAATGGGTGCGTTTGAGGGATTCAAAAAACTTGAAGGATGTTTCTAGTCTCTCAACTGCCACTAGTCTACAGGAATTAGATCTCACAGGATGTTCAAGTTTAGTGAAGCTCCCTTACTCTATTGGGAATGCAACTAATCTCCAGTTTCTGTCTCTTCGTAGTTGTTCAAGTTTGGTAGAGCTCCCTTCCTCTATTGGGAATGCCATAAGAAACCTCGAG ATGCTCAAGTCTTGTGGAGCTTCCTGCCTCTATTGGAAACCTCCATAA
- the LOC106445300 gene encoding disease resistance protein TAO1-like isoform X4 produces the protein MDLYLLLVTVSATIFTLLCSTIFFIVYGKFRVQENKIIASSSPPSPKSSLPRNWTPDVFPSFHGADVRKSFLSHFLKECRSKAISLFIDNEITRGEYIGPELKKAIQGSRIAIVLLSKRYASSSWCLDELVEIMKCKEELGQTVIPVFYKVDPTDVKKQAGEFGKVFKETCKGKRNEVIVKWSLALAKVATLAGYHSKNWDNEAKMVEDVATEVAKKLFNSTPSRDFDEFIGMEAHMNKISRVLRTDLDEVRMIGIWGPAGIGKTTIARCLFNQLSDTFQYSVFMMNVKTMYTPPVCSDDYTVKLHLQQKLLSQLTNQKEEDLKISHLGVAQERLKDKKVLVVLDNVDRLVQLEAMAKKTGWFGNGSRIIITTQDRKILKAHGITDIYKVDFPSDREAIQMFCMYAFGQKSPEDGFEMLVWQVTRLAGRLPLGLRVMGSYFRGMSKEEWENTLPGLRMCLDGEIESILMFSYNALSHENKDLFLHIACFFNYGWIEKVVEHLSKRFSDVRQQLNVLAEKSLIFLEIGRVSMHDMLVQLGGNIVRKQPTEPGQRQFLVDKREICEVLADGSAGSRSVIGIKFYGNKINVSERAFEGMSNLQFLRIRQERDGEGDTFHLFGGPSYLSRQLRLLDWKYFPMTCLHCIPNPELLVELIMFCSKLEKLWEGTKLLSNLKWVRLRDSKNLKDVSSLSTATSLQELDLTGCSSLVKLPYSIGNATNLQFLSLRSCSSLVELPSSIGNAIRNLE, from the exons ATGGATCTTTACCTTCTCCTTGTGACAGTTTCTGCAACCATCTTTACGCTTTTGTGTAGTACAatcttttttattgtttatggaAAGTTCAGAgtccaagaaaacaaaataattgctTCATCATCTCCACCATCTCCCAAGTCGTCTTTGCCTCGTAACTGGACACCCGATGTCTTCCCGAGCTTCCACGGAGCAGATGTCCGTAAATCATTCCTCAGCCATTTTCTCAAGGAGTGTAGGAGCAAAGCAATCAGCCTGTTCATCGATAACGAGATCACAAGAGGAGAGTATATCGGACCTGAGCTCAAGAAGGCAATCCAAGGATCAAGAATTGCGATTGTGTTGCTCTCGAAAAGATACGCTTCTTCGTCTTGGTGTCTGGACGAGTTAGTGGAGATTATGAAGTGTAAGGAAGAGTTAGGTCAAACGGTGATTCCCGTTTTCTATAAAGTGGATCCAACTGATGTCAAGAAGCAGGCCGGTGAGTTTGGGAAAGTCTTTAAAGAAACTTGTAAAGGTAAAAGAAATGAGGTTATTGTAAAATGGAGTCTAGCTCTAGCAAAAGTGGCCACACTCGCTGGTTACCATTCAAAGAACTG GGATAATGAGGCAAAAATGGTCGAAGATGTTGCCACTGAGGTTGCAAAAAAGTTGTTTAACTCCACACCGTCAAGAGATTTCGACGAATTCATTGGGATGGAAGCTCATATGAACAAGATTTCGCGGGTTTTACGCACAGATTTGGATGAAGTGAGGATGATAGGGATTTGGGGGCCGGCTGGGATTGGCAAGACCACCATTGCTAGGTGTCTGTTTAATCAACTATCAGATACATTTCAATACAGTGTCtttatgatgaatgtcaaaacAATGTATACTCCACCGGTTTGTTCAGACGACTACACTGTGAAGTTGCATTTGCAGCAAAAGCTTTTGTCTCAGTTAACCAACCAGAAGGAGGAGGATCTCAAGATTTCTCACTTGGGAGTTGCACAAGAAAGACTGAAAGACAAGAAAGTTCTTGTTGTTCTTGATAACGTTGATCGGTTAGTACAACTAGAAGCCATGGCCAAAAAAACTGGGTGGTTTGGTAATGGAAGTCGGATTATCATTACAACGCAAGATCGAAAGATTTTGAAGGCACATGGGATCACTGATATTTACAAGGTTGATTTTCCGTCAGATCGTGAGGCTATTCAGATGTTTTGTATGTATGCTTTTGGTCAAAAGTCCCCTGAAGATGGTTTTGAGATGCTTGTATGGCAAGTTACAAGACTCGCCGGTAGACTCCCATTGGGACTAAGGGTTATGGGATCTTATTTTCGAGGAATGTCGAAGGAGGAGTGGGAAAACACACTACCAGGGCTAAGGATGTGCCTTGATGGAGAAATTGAGAGCATTTTGATGTTCAGTTATAACGCACTATCTcatgaaaataaagatttgtttcTTCACATAGCCTGCTTTTTCAACTATGGGTGGATAGAGAAAGTGGTAGAGCATCTTTCAAAGAGATTTTCTGATGTGAGGCAACAGCTTAACGTCTTAGCTGAGAAATCTctcatatttttggaaattgGACGTGTGAGTATGCATGATATGCTAGTCCAGCTGGGTGGAAATATTGTCCGCAAACAGCCCACTGAGCCTGGACAACGTCAGTTTCTGGTCGATAAAAGAGAGATTTGTGAAGTACTTGCTGATGGTTCAGCG GGTAGTAGAAGTGTTATTGGCATAAAGttttatggaaacaaaataaatgtcaGTGAGAGAGCCTTTGAAGGAATGTCTAATCTCCAGTTCTTAAGAATCAGACAGGAACGTGATGGTGAAGGAGATACATTTCATCTATTTGGTGGACCAAGCTATTTATCTCGTCAACTTAGATTACTAGATTGGAAATATTTTCCGATGACATGTTTGCATTGTATTCCCAACCCAGAGCTCCTCGTGGAACTAATCATGTTTTGCAGCAAACTTGAGAAGTTGTGGGAAGGAACTAAA CTGCTTAGCAATCTCAAATGGGTGCGTTTGAGGGATTCAAAAAACTTGAAGGATGTTTCTAGTCTCTCAACTGCCACTAGTCTACAGGAATTAGATCTCACAGGATGTTCAAGTTTAGTGAAGCTCCCTTACTCTATTGGGAATGCAACTAATCTCCAGTTTCTGTCTCTTCGTAGTTGTTCAAGTTTGGTAGAGCTCCCTTCCTCTATTGGGAATGCCATAAGAAACCTCGAG TAG
- the LOC106445300 gene encoding probable disease resistance protein RPP1 isoform X1 translates to MDLYLLLVTVSATIFTLLCSTIFFIVYGKFRVQENKIIASSSPPSPKSSLPRNWTPDVFPSFHGADVRKSFLSHFLKECRSKAISLFIDNEITRGEYIGPELKKAIQGSRIAIVLLSKRYASSSWCLDELVEIMKCKEELGQTVIPVFYKVDPTDVKKQAGEFGKVFKETCKGKRNEVIVKWSLALAKVATLAGYHSKNWDNEAKMVEDVATEVAKKLFNSTPSRDFDEFIGMEAHMNKISRVLRTDLDEVRMIGIWGPAGIGKTTIARCLFNQLSDTFQYSVFMMNVKTMYTPPVCSDDYTVKLHLQQKLLSQLTNQKEEDLKISHLGVAQERLKDKKVLVVLDNVDRLVQLEAMAKKTGWFGNGSRIIITTQDRKILKAHGITDIYKVDFPSDREAIQMFCMYAFGQKSPEDGFEMLVWQVTRLAGRLPLGLRVMGSYFRGMSKEEWENTLPGLRMCLDGEIESILMFSYNALSHENKDLFLHIACFFNYGWIEKVVEHLSKRFSDVRQQLNVLAEKSLIFLEIGRVSMHDMLVQLGGNIVRKQPTEPGQRQFLVDKREICEVLADGSAGSRSVIGIKFYGNKINVSERAFEGMSNLQFLRIRQERDGEGDTFHLFGGPSYLSRQLRLLDWKYFPMTCLHCIPNPELLVELIMFCSKLEKLWEGTKLLSNLKWVRLRDSKNLKDVSSLSTATSLQELDLTGCSSLVKLPYSIGNATNLQFLSLRSCSSLVELPSSIGNAIRNLEVLDFFDCSSLEEVPSSIGNATNLKHLNFSRCSSLVELPASIGNLHKLESLNLKKCCKLEVLPVNINLKSLRELDLADCSLMKSFPEISTNIEYLDLTGTAIKQVPSSIRLWPRLEKLHLSYNENLKEFPHVLDIMTDLFMSNTEIQEISPWIKRISRLRRLVLNGCKELLSLPQLPISLSELDAEDCESLERLDCSFLNQKIALNFANCFKLNKEARDIIIQTSTSYKGTVLPGKEMPNYFNYQANGGSLVMKLNERPSPSSVRWRACILLDCKDEVEAAKGQMLFVRQWIKQNSLDDVPCSPIMHILYRPLREHLYIFEFEANVTSNKLFFEFGVIRDTWMIKECGVHYLNTG, encoded by the exons ATGGATCTTTACCTTCTCCTTGTGACAGTTTCTGCAACCATCTTTACGCTTTTGTGTAGTACAatcttttttattgtttatggaAAGTTCAGAgtccaagaaaacaaaataattgctTCATCATCTCCACCATCTCCCAAGTCGTCTTTGCCTCGTAACTGGACACCCGATGTCTTCCCGAGCTTCCACGGAGCAGATGTCCGTAAATCATTCCTCAGCCATTTTCTCAAGGAGTGTAGGAGCAAAGCAATCAGCCTGTTCATCGATAACGAGATCACAAGAGGAGAGTATATCGGACCTGAGCTCAAGAAGGCAATCCAAGGATCAAGAATTGCGATTGTGTTGCTCTCGAAAAGATACGCTTCTTCGTCTTGGTGTCTGGACGAGTTAGTGGAGATTATGAAGTGTAAGGAAGAGTTAGGTCAAACGGTGATTCCCGTTTTCTATAAAGTGGATCCAACTGATGTCAAGAAGCAGGCCGGTGAGTTTGGGAAAGTCTTTAAAGAAACTTGTAAAGGTAAAAGAAATGAGGTTATTGTAAAATGGAGTCTAGCTCTAGCAAAAGTGGCCACACTCGCTGGTTACCATTCAAAGAACTG GGATAATGAGGCAAAAATGGTCGAAGATGTTGCCACTGAGGTTGCAAAAAAGTTGTTTAACTCCACACCGTCAAGAGATTTCGACGAATTCATTGGGATGGAAGCTCATATGAACAAGATTTCGCGGGTTTTACGCACAGATTTGGATGAAGTGAGGATGATAGGGATTTGGGGGCCGGCTGGGATTGGCAAGACCACCATTGCTAGGTGTCTGTTTAATCAACTATCAGATACATTTCAATACAGTGTCtttatgatgaatgtcaaaacAATGTATACTCCACCGGTTTGTTCAGACGACTACACTGTGAAGTTGCATTTGCAGCAAAAGCTTTTGTCTCAGTTAACCAACCAGAAGGAGGAGGATCTCAAGATTTCTCACTTGGGAGTTGCACAAGAAAGACTGAAAGACAAGAAAGTTCTTGTTGTTCTTGATAACGTTGATCGGTTAGTACAACTAGAAGCCATGGCCAAAAAAACTGGGTGGTTTGGTAATGGAAGTCGGATTATCATTACAACGCAAGATCGAAAGATTTTGAAGGCACATGGGATCACTGATATTTACAAGGTTGATTTTCCGTCAGATCGTGAGGCTATTCAGATGTTTTGTATGTATGCTTTTGGTCAAAAGTCCCCTGAAGATGGTTTTGAGATGCTTGTATGGCAAGTTACAAGACTCGCCGGTAGACTCCCATTGGGACTAAGGGTTATGGGATCTTATTTTCGAGGAATGTCGAAGGAGGAGTGGGAAAACACACTACCAGGGCTAAGGATGTGCCTTGATGGAGAAATTGAGAGCATTTTGATGTTCAGTTATAACGCACTATCTcatgaaaataaagatttgtttcTTCACATAGCCTGCTTTTTCAACTATGGGTGGATAGAGAAAGTGGTAGAGCATCTTTCAAAGAGATTTTCTGATGTGAGGCAACAGCTTAACGTCTTAGCTGAGAAATCTctcatatttttggaaattgGACGTGTGAGTATGCATGATATGCTAGTCCAGCTGGGTGGAAATATTGTCCGCAAACAGCCCACTGAGCCTGGACAACGTCAGTTTCTGGTCGATAAAAGAGAGATTTGTGAAGTACTTGCTGATGGTTCAGCG GGTAGTAGAAGTGTTATTGGCATAAAGttttatggaaacaaaataaatgtcaGTGAGAGAGCCTTTGAAGGAATGTCTAATCTCCAGTTCTTAAGAATCAGACAGGAACGTGATGGTGAAGGAGATACATTTCATCTATTTGGTGGACCAAGCTATTTATCTCGTCAACTTAGATTACTAGATTGGAAATATTTTCCGATGACATGTTTGCATTGTATTCCCAACCCAGAGCTCCTCGTGGAACTAATCATGTTTTGCAGCAAACTTGAGAAGTTGTGGGAAGGAACTAAA CTGCTTAGCAATCTCAAATGGGTGCGTTTGAGGGATTCAAAAAACTTGAAGGATGTTTCTAGTCTCTCAACTGCCACTAGTCTACAGGAATTAGATCTCACAGGATGTTCAAGTTTAGTGAAGCTCCCTTACTCTATTGGGAATGCAACTAATCTCCAGTTTCTGTCTCTTCGTAGTTGTTCAAGTTTGGTAGAGCTCCCTTCCTCTATTGGGAATGCCATAAGAAACCTCGAGGTATTGGATTTTTTTGATTGCTCAAGTTTAGAGGAAGTCCCTTCCTCTATTGGAAATGCCACTAATCTCAAACATCTGAATTTTAGTAGATGCTCAAGTCTTGTGGAGCTTCCTGCCTCTATTGGAAACCTCCATAAACTAGaatctttaaatttgaaaaaatgttgCAAGCTGGAGGTTCTTCCTGTCAACATCAACTTGAAATCTCTTCGTGAACTTGATCTTGCTGATTGCTCCTTGATGAAAAGTTTTCCTGAGATCTCGACAAACATCGAATATCTGGATCTCACTGGAACTGCAATTAAACAAGTGCCTTCTTCGATCAGGTTGTGGCCTCGTCTAGAAAAATTGCATCTGTCATACAACGAGAACCTCAAGGAGTTTCCTCATGTTCTTGACATCATGACAGATCTGTTCATGAGCAACACAGAAATACAAGAGATTTCTCCTTGGATCAAGAGAATCTCTCGTCTTCGTCGACTTGTACTCAATGGATGCAAAGAGCTTTTGTCACTCCCGCAGCTTCCAATTTCATTATCAGAACTAGACGCAGAAGATTGCGAGTCTCTGGAGAGACTAGACTGCTCCTTTCTTAATCAAAAGATTGCTCTCAACTTCGCCAACTGCTTCAAACTGAATAAAGAAGCTAGAGACATCATCATCCAGACATCGACTAGTTATAAAGGTACGGTCTTACCCGGTAAAGAAATGCCTAACTACTTCAATTATCAAGCTAATGGAGGTTCCCTAGTAATGAAGTTGAACGAGAGGCCTTCACCTTCATCTGTGAGATGGAGGGCTTGCATCTTGCTGGATTGTAAAGATGAGGTTGAAGCTGCTAAAGGTCAAATGTTGTTTGTGCGTCAATGGATCAAACAGAATAGCCTCGATGATGTCCCTTGCAGTCCAATTATGCACATTCTGTATCGCCCTTTAAGGGAACATCTGTACATCTTTGAATTCGAAGCAAACGTGACTTCAAACAAACTTTTCTTTGAATTTGGAGTCATCAGAGACACATGGATGATCAAAGAATGTGGAGTGCATTACCTTAATACCGGTTGA
- the LOC106445300 gene encoding probable disease resistance protein RPP1 isoform X2, whose product MDLYLLLVTVSATIFTLLCSTIFFIVYGKFRVQENKIIASSSPPSPKSSLPRNWTPDVFPSFHGADVRKSFLSHFLKECRSKAISLFIDNEITRGEYIGPELKKAIQGSRIAIVLLSKRYASSSWCLDELVEIMKCKEELGQTVIPVFYKVDPTDVKKQAGEFGKVFKETCKGKRNEVIVKWSLALAKVATLAGYHSKNWDNEAKMVEDVATEVAKKLFNSTPSRDFDEFIGMEAHMNKISRVLRTDLDEVRMIGIWGPAGIGKTTIARCLFNQLSDTFQYSVFMMNVKTMYTPPVCSDDYTVKLHLQQKLLSQLTNQKEEDLKISHLGVAQERLKDKKVLVVLDNVDRLVQLEAMAKKTGWFGNGSRIIITTQDRKILKAHGITDIYKVDFPSDREAIQMFCMYAFGQKSPEDGFEMLVWQVTRLAGRLPLGLRVMGSYFRGMSKEEWENTLPGLRMCLDGEIESILMFSYNALSHENKDLFLHIACFFNYGWIEKVVEHLSKRFSDVRQQLNVLAEKSLIFLEIGRVSMHDMLVQLGGNIVRKQPTEPGQRQFLVDKREICEVLADGSAGSRSVIGIKFYGNKINVSERAFEGMSNLQFLRIRQERDGEGDTFHLFGGPSYLSRQLRLLDWKYFPMTCLHCIPNPELLVELIMFCSKLEKLWEGTKLLSNLKWVRLRDSKNLKDVSSLSTATSLQELDLTGCSSLVKLPYSIGNATNLQFLSLRSCSSLVELPSSIGNAIRNLEVLDFFDCSSLEEVPSSIGNATNLKHLNFSRCSSLVELPASIGNLHKLESLNLKKCCKLEVLPVNINLKSLRELDLADCSLMKSFPEISTNIEYLDLTGTAIKQVPSSIRSVHEQHRNTRDFSLDQENLSSSSTCTQWMQRAFVTPAASNFIIRTRRRRLRVSGETRLLLS is encoded by the exons ATGGATCTTTACCTTCTCCTTGTGACAGTTTCTGCAACCATCTTTACGCTTTTGTGTAGTACAatcttttttattgtttatggaAAGTTCAGAgtccaagaaaacaaaataattgctTCATCATCTCCACCATCTCCCAAGTCGTCTTTGCCTCGTAACTGGACACCCGATGTCTTCCCGAGCTTCCACGGAGCAGATGTCCGTAAATCATTCCTCAGCCATTTTCTCAAGGAGTGTAGGAGCAAAGCAATCAGCCTGTTCATCGATAACGAGATCACAAGAGGAGAGTATATCGGACCTGAGCTCAAGAAGGCAATCCAAGGATCAAGAATTGCGATTGTGTTGCTCTCGAAAAGATACGCTTCTTCGTCTTGGTGTCTGGACGAGTTAGTGGAGATTATGAAGTGTAAGGAAGAGTTAGGTCAAACGGTGATTCCCGTTTTCTATAAAGTGGATCCAACTGATGTCAAGAAGCAGGCCGGTGAGTTTGGGAAAGTCTTTAAAGAAACTTGTAAAGGTAAAAGAAATGAGGTTATTGTAAAATGGAGTCTAGCTCTAGCAAAAGTGGCCACACTCGCTGGTTACCATTCAAAGAACTG GGATAATGAGGCAAAAATGGTCGAAGATGTTGCCACTGAGGTTGCAAAAAAGTTGTTTAACTCCACACCGTCAAGAGATTTCGACGAATTCATTGGGATGGAAGCTCATATGAACAAGATTTCGCGGGTTTTACGCACAGATTTGGATGAAGTGAGGATGATAGGGATTTGGGGGCCGGCTGGGATTGGCAAGACCACCATTGCTAGGTGTCTGTTTAATCAACTATCAGATACATTTCAATACAGTGTCtttatgatgaatgtcaaaacAATGTATACTCCACCGGTTTGTTCAGACGACTACACTGTGAAGTTGCATTTGCAGCAAAAGCTTTTGTCTCAGTTAACCAACCAGAAGGAGGAGGATCTCAAGATTTCTCACTTGGGAGTTGCACAAGAAAGACTGAAAGACAAGAAAGTTCTTGTTGTTCTTGATAACGTTGATCGGTTAGTACAACTAGAAGCCATGGCCAAAAAAACTGGGTGGTTTGGTAATGGAAGTCGGATTATCATTACAACGCAAGATCGAAAGATTTTGAAGGCACATGGGATCACTGATATTTACAAGGTTGATTTTCCGTCAGATCGTGAGGCTATTCAGATGTTTTGTATGTATGCTTTTGGTCAAAAGTCCCCTGAAGATGGTTTTGAGATGCTTGTATGGCAAGTTACAAGACTCGCCGGTAGACTCCCATTGGGACTAAGGGTTATGGGATCTTATTTTCGAGGAATGTCGAAGGAGGAGTGGGAAAACACACTACCAGGGCTAAGGATGTGCCTTGATGGAGAAATTGAGAGCATTTTGATGTTCAGTTATAACGCACTATCTcatgaaaataaagatttgtttcTTCACATAGCCTGCTTTTTCAACTATGGGTGGATAGAGAAAGTGGTAGAGCATCTTTCAAAGAGATTTTCTGATGTGAGGCAACAGCTTAACGTCTTAGCTGAGAAATCTctcatatttttggaaattgGACGTGTGAGTATGCATGATATGCTAGTCCAGCTGGGTGGAAATATTGTCCGCAAACAGCCCACTGAGCCTGGACAACGTCAGTTTCTGGTCGATAAAAGAGAGATTTGTGAAGTACTTGCTGATGGTTCAGCG GGTAGTAGAAGTGTTATTGGCATAAAGttttatggaaacaaaataaatgtcaGTGAGAGAGCCTTTGAAGGAATGTCTAATCTCCAGTTCTTAAGAATCAGACAGGAACGTGATGGTGAAGGAGATACATTTCATCTATTTGGTGGACCAAGCTATTTATCTCGTCAACTTAGATTACTAGATTGGAAATATTTTCCGATGACATGTTTGCATTGTATTCCCAACCCAGAGCTCCTCGTGGAACTAATCATGTTTTGCAGCAAACTTGAGAAGTTGTGGGAAGGAACTAAA CTGCTTAGCAATCTCAAATGGGTGCGTTTGAGGGATTCAAAAAACTTGAAGGATGTTTCTAGTCTCTCAACTGCCACTAGTCTACAGGAATTAGATCTCACAGGATGTTCAAGTTTAGTGAAGCTCCCTTACTCTATTGGGAATGCAACTAATCTCCAGTTTCTGTCTCTTCGTAGTTGTTCAAGTTTGGTAGAGCTCCCTTCCTCTATTGGGAATGCCATAAGAAACCTCGAGGTATTGGATTTTTTTGATTGCTCAAGTTTAGAGGAAGTCCCTTCCTCTATTGGAAATGCCACTAATCTCAAACATCTGAATTTTAGTAGATGCTCAAGTCTTGTGGAGCTTCCTGCCTCTATTGGAAACCTCCATAAACTAGaatctttaaatttgaaaaaatgttgCAAGCTGGAGGTTCTTCCTGTCAACATCAACTTGAAATCTCTTCGTGAACTTGATCTTGCTGATTGCTCCTTGATGAAAAGTTTTCCTGAGATCTCGACAAACATCGAATATCTGGATCTCACTGGAACTGCAATTAAACAAGTGCCTTCTTCGATCAG ATCTGTTCATGAGCAACACAGAAATACAAGAGATTTCTCCTTGGATCAAGAGAATCTCTCGTCTTCGTCGACTTGTACTCAATGGATGCAAAGAGCTTTTGTCACTCCCGCAGCTTCCAATTTCATTATCAGAACTAGACGCAGAAGATTGCGAGTCTCTGGAGAGACTAGACTGCTCCTTTCTTAA